ATACTTAGTAAATAGATGTAATATAATTATTGTTTTTACATATTTTAATAACTATTTTACACTTATAATGTAATATTGTTATTGTTTTTAGGAAGTTTTATGACAGCACAAAAACCAAAGCGCGGAATCATCATGAAGCGCAATGATGGTTCTGAAGTTGTAAATTATAATATAGATTCTTTTCCAACATATATTCATGACGGTTATGTTTATCCAGGCTGTACCTGGGAGCGGGTTGCTCACTATCATGATGATGTTGAATTCGTTTCTGTTTATTCCGGCTCCATGGAATATTCTGTAGACGGAGTAAATATTCGTCTTAAAAAAGGAGATACACTTTTTGTAAATGCAGACGCCATCCACTACTCCATAGCTACAGAAAACCGAGTTACAAAATATTATATCGCCATTATGAATCCACGGATTATCTGTTCATCTTATGCGGTTGAAACAAAAGCCATAAAGCCAATAATTTCAGATCGTTCCGTTCCTTTCATACATTTTAAAGCTGATGATTTTGATGGTCCTGAAATTCAACAGCTTCTCAAAAATCTCTGTAAGGAAGAAGAAAACAAAAGTGAGTTTATGATTACTAAGGGATTTTTTGAGCTCTGGGAAATAATCATGCACCGCTTTACAGACGCTTATCGTCTGCACGTAGGTCGAATAGAAGATGCTGATTCTCACAATGCAAAACTAAAAGGCATGATGATTTATATTGATGAGCATTATAACGAACAGATTACCCTAAAAGATATTGCTCAGGCTGGCTGCGTAAGTCAGAGTTTATGTAATCAGATTTTCAATAAGCTTACGGAAAAATCTCCAATTGAATATCTTATGCATTACAGAAGCCGAAAGGTTGCAGATTTATTACAGGCTGGTGATATGAGTATGGCAGAAATTGCTGAAATTACTGGCTTTACAGGAGCCAGTTATATGGCTGAAACCTTCAAGAAGTTTTATAAGATGTCACCAAGGGATTTCAGGAAATCTTCCCGTCCCGGAACATCCTCATCATCTCGTTTGTCAGACTATAATCCGAAGGCTGAAGTTCAATTTCACTGCGACTAACCCACTCAGCATATTTCAACTCGCCCTCATCCATTCTGATTGTATCGTCACCATCAACCTCACAGAAAAATCCTGCAAGAATATCCTGTGCAAGCGCCCATGGCTGTGACTTA
The Treponema bryantii DNA segment above includes these coding regions:
- a CDS encoding AraC family transcriptional regulator; its protein translation is MTAQKPKRGIIMKRNDGSEVVNYNIDSFPTYIHDGYVYPGCTWERVAHYHDDVEFVSVYSGSMEYSVDGVNIRLKKGDTLFVNADAIHYSIATENRVTKYYIAIMNPRIICSSYAVETKAIKPIISDRSVPFIHFKADDFDGPEIQQLLKNLCKEEENKSEFMITKGFFELWEIIMHRFTDAYRLHVGRIEDADSHNAKLKGMMIYIDEHYNEQITLKDIAQAGCVSQSLCNQIFNKLTEKSPIEYLMHYRSRKVADLLQAGDMSMAEIAEITGFTGASYMAETFKKFYKMSPRDFRKSSRPGTSSSSRLSDYNPKAEVQFHCD